In Thermococcus sp., the following are encoded in one genomic region:
- a CDS encoding DUF192 domain-containing protein: MITNETKGKTWHGTVRMADNFFRRFRGLMLARNINYALVFILPAETKVNASIHTFFMLSDIDVIWLDSSRRVVDFKTARKWRLYSPKKPAKYIIEGPVGLIKVLAVEEGDLISWSPTEDRKKAVPVKSLLPGGIDLDGSKNGVAMVESVREVKAKGAENVRADALRGA; this comes from the coding sequence ATGATAACCAACGAGACGAAGGGAAAAACCTGGCACGGAACGGTTAGGATGGCCGATAACTTTTTCAGGCGCTTCAGGGGGTTAATGCTGGCAAGGAACATCAACTACGCTCTCGTTTTCATTCTTCCGGCCGAGACAAAGGTCAACGCTTCAATCCACACCTTCTTCATGCTCTCCGACATCGATGTAATCTGGCTGGACTCCTCAAGAAGAGTCGTGGATTTCAAAACCGCCAGAAAATGGCGCCTCTACTCCCCAAAGAAGCCGGCGAAGTACATCATCGAGGGCCCGGTGGGCCTGATAAAGGTTCTCGCTGTTGAGGAAGGCGATTTAATAAGCTGGTCACCGACGGAGGATAGGAAAAAAGCCGTTCCCGTTAAGTCCCTCCTGCCAGGGGGAATAGACCTCGACGGCTCCAAGAACGGCGTGGCAATGGTGGAGAGCGTGAGGGAAGTTAAGGCGAAAGGTGCAGAAAATGTGCGTGCCGATGCTCTTCGAGGAGCCTAA
- the pfdA gene encoding prefoldin subunit alpha, which produces MAEEKKVKTHEQIQDEIRSYLGEIEYLREQIGAIDATIADLRIVDATLSYLKEKGEGKSIYIPLGSGIAIRGKIEKPDDVIMDVGAGILINTTVDEARENIEKRINALMELRLALLRKIEEDTRKVNELLRELRESQPEKKE; this is translated from the coding sequence ATGGCTGAGGAGAAGAAAGTTAAGACCCACGAGCAGATTCAGGACGAGATAAGGAGCTACCTCGGCGAGATCGAGTACCTCAGGGAGCAGATTGGAGCGATCGATGCCACCATAGCCGACCTCAGGATAGTTGACGCCACGCTGAGCTACCTCAAGGAGAAGGGTGAGGGCAAGTCAATCTACATCCCGCTCGGAAGTGGCATAGCAATAAGGGGCAAGATAGAGAAGCCCGATGACGTCATAATGGACGTTGGTGCCGGAATACTCATCAACACGACCGTTGACGAGGCCAGGGAGAACATCGAGAAGAGGATAAACGCCCTCATGGAGCTCCGCCTCGCCCTGCTGAGGAAGATCGAGGAGGACACCAGGAAGGTCAACGAGCTCCTTAGGGAGCTCAGGGAGAGCCAGCCAGAGAAGAAGGAGTGA